AAAGGAATCATTACTGTACTTGGAAAAGACAAGGTTGGCATTATCGCTGGCGTATGTACATATTTGGCTGAACAAAACGTGAATATTCTAGATATTTCACAAACGATTGTTCAAGATTACTTTAACATGATGATGATTGTCGACGCATCCGTTGCCCGCAAAGCCTTTGAAGAATTGGTTGAGGATTTGCAGCAACTCGGTGTTGAGATTGGCGTCGAGATCAAGCTACAGCATGAGGATATTTTCAGCACGATGCACCGTATTTAATCAAGGGCGTATATCATTCATCAAGCAACTATTACGCTGCCAGTCCATGTGGCGTTTTCATACAGGAGGAATAGCATGATTTCAATCGTTGAAGTACAGGAAACGAATAAGATGATCCGCGAAATGAATCTGGATGTGCGGACGATTACGATGGGTATTAGTCTGCTGGACTGTGGTCACAGCGAACTGGATGTGTTCAATCGCAACATCTACGACAAAATTACGACGCTAGCTGAGAAGCTGGTCAAAACCGGTGAAGATCTGGAACGTCAATTTGGTATTCCGATCATCAATAAACGTATCTCTGTTACGCCAATCGCCATCGCAGCAGGTGGCGTACATGCCGAATCGTATGTACCCATTGCCGAAACGCTAGACCGTGCAGCACGCGAGGTCGGCGTAAACTTTATCGGCGGCTTCTCTGCGCTGGTACACAAGGGCTTCACTACCAGCGACCGCAAGCTGATCACCAGCATTCCCGAAGCACTTGCAACAACCGAGCGTGTCTGTTCGTCGGTCAATATCGGTTCTTCACGCAGCGGGATCAATATGGATGCAGTCAAATGGATGGGCAGTATTGTAAAACAAACGGCGGAACGAACCGCTGATCGCGATTCCGCTGGTTGCTCCAAGCTCGTCATCTTCTGCAACTCGGTTGAAGACAATCCATTTATGGCGGGCGCCTTTCATGGTGTCGGTGAAGCCGAATGTGTGATCAATGTCGGGGTCAGCGGTCCCGGTGTAGTGAAGCGTGCGCTAGAAGATGCGAAACATAGTGATTTTGAAACATTATGCGAAACCATTAAACGGACAGCATTCAAAGTGACTCGCGTTGGTCAACTAGTCGCGCAGGAAACATCCAAACGCCTTGGCGTTCCGTTTGGTATCGTGGATCTGTCTCTCGCCCCAACACCGGAAATTGGCGATTCCATCGCTGAAATCTTCCAAGTGATGGGTCTGGAGGAAGCAGGCGCACCGGGAACAACCGCTGCACTGGCAATTTTGAATGATAACGTTAAAAAAGGCGGAGTGATGGCATCCTCGTATGTCGGCGGTCTGAGCGGGGCATTTATCCCAGTCAGCGAAGATCATGGTATGATTGAAGCTGTACAACGTGGCGCCTTAACTCTGGAAAAGCTGGAAGCGATGACGTGCGTCTGCTCCGTCGGTCTGGATATGGTCGCGATTCCGGGCGATACCAAGGATTCCACCATTTCCGGCATTATCGCTGACGAAGCGGCAATTGGTATGGTGAATAACAAAACAACCGCTGTCCGCATCATTCCAGTAATCGGCAAGCAGGTGGGCGAGATCGCCGAGTTTGGTGGGCTACTCGGTTATGCGCCTGTGATGCCGGTTAACGGTTTTAGCTGTGAAAGCTTTATCAACCGCGGCGGACGCATTCCAGCACCGATTCATAGCTTCAAGAACTGACAGTTCAAGACGCCGTATGACGAAAATTATCATACGCGCTACTATCGACATAGCATTGCCTTACACCAAGTCTTCACGTAGAAAAGCCGATAAAAACAAAAGACTATCGTTCCTCTATGATAAAAGAGAGGAATGATAGTCTTATTTTATACTATTGTATTCAGGAACATTTTACATTTGTGGAATGATCGCCAGCACCAGCTTCAGGAACTGATCACGCACGCGATCTGCTGTTTCCATTACTTCGTCATGCGATAACGGCTGATCCAGAATGCCTGCTGCCATATTGGTAATACAGGAAATACCGAGTACTTCCAATCCAGCATGACGTGCCACAATCGTTTCGGATACGGTAGACATGCCGACTGCATCTGCGCCCAGTGTACGCAGCATACGAATCTCCGATGGTGTTTCGTACGTTGGACCGAGCAGACCCGCGTAAACGCCTTCCTGCACCTTCAGACCTTGCGAAGCGGCAGTATCCTTGAACACAGTGCGCAGACGACGACTGTATGCTTCGGACAGATCAGGGAAGCGTACGCCCAATGCTGGATCGTTTGGTCCGATCAGCGGGTTGCGTCCGGTCAGGTTTAGGTGATCGCTCAGTACCATCAAATCGCCCGGCTCATACGACGTATTCACGCCGCCAGCAGCATTCGTTACGAGCAGACTGGATACTCCGAGTTCCTTCATCACACGTACGGGGAACGCAGTCACTTCTGGACCGTATCCTTCGTACATATGGAAGCGACCTTTCATCATCACAACCGGACGACCTTGTACGTTACCAAGCAGCAGCTCACCATCGTGACCTTCTACCGTCGATACCGGAAAATGTGGAATATCGCTGTAGGAAATAGATACGCCGTCTTCGATCAGATCGGCGAGAACGCCCAGACCGGAACCGAGGATCAGACCGATCTCTGGGGTGATACTGCTTTTGCTGCGGATATAGGCTGCTGCTTCTTGAATCGTTGCCTGTGTAATAACTGTCATGACAATTCCTCCTTCGATAAATGGGGCGCTATGCCCTGTTCTATATGATATGCAACACGATTAGGTCGCATTCGCGCGTGGATGATGCGCCTCGTACACGTCCTTCATGTTCTTTTTGGATACACGCGTATAAATCTGAGTCGTTGAAATGTCAGCATGACCGAGCATTTCCTGTACAGAACGCAGATCCGCACCATTTTCCAACAGATGCGCAGCAAAGGAATGACGCAGCGTATGCGGCGTGATGTCCGTCTCAATGCCCGCTTCGCGAGCATGCTTTTTGATAATTTTCCAGAAGCCCTGACGAGTCAGACGAGTACCGAGCTGATTCACGAACAGCGCCAATTCTTCGTCACGGTTTCGCACTAACTGCTGACGACCATCCTGCACATATTCACCGATCCGTTTAACGGTAACGCCAGTGATCGGAATCACACGCTCCTTACCTGAACTACTGGAACATCGTAGAAATTTCAAATCCAGACGCACATCCTCAACATTGACCGAAATCAATTCAGATACGCGAATACCGGTTGCATACAGCAATTCCAGCATAGCACGGTCGCGACGTCCTTGTGCCGTGCGATGATCCGGCGCATCCAATAGACGCTCCACTTCCTCGACGCTCATTACCTGTGGTAAACGCTTCTCTGCTTTGGGAGCTTCCATATGTACCGACGGGTCCTGCTGAATAACATTTTCACGCACCAAGTACTGGCAAAAGGAACGCAACGAAACCGTCATCCGTGTAATAGTGGATGACGCTCTGCCGATCTGACGCATTTCACCGAGGAACAGGGCGATATGTGTTTTGCGAATCTGATCTGGCATCATAATGTAACGCTGATGAGCAAAATCGATAAACTGACTCAAATCGCGCTGATACGATTCCAGCGTGTTGCGGGACAGACCTTTTTCCTCCGTCAGATAACGGATAAACTTCTCTAAATATTCGTTCATCTCAAGTCAGCCTCCTCTATATGTCCGTGAAATGGATGGTGTTATGTACATGGATCGAGATATGGACCGAAAGCTTGCTAGGATACCGCTGGGCTGCCCAAGCTGTAAGCTTCTTTTGCAAGCGCTCTAGCAAATGAGCAGCATGAGGCGTATACCGGTATCCATTACGGCAAAAAGACTCTCTCCCGAACAGCCAAACTATCGGGCGAGAGTCTCTGGTATCCATTTCATCTATTCAATTGTGTTATTAGCCTGCCGAGCAGGTTGTCTGAATAATGATGGCAGCGCAGTCTGAATTACTGTTCGTTGCCGGATTGATTGTCCCCGTTTTCCTTATCCTTGCATCGGTAACAGATCCCATAAAAGTCCAGTCGGTGATCCAGAACCGCAAAGTCGAATTCCTTGTCCAGCCGTTCTTCCAATGGTCCCAGCCAATCCTCACGAATCTCGTCCATGCTTCCGCATTGCACGCAGATCAGGTGATGATGGTGATGCTTGCTCGTGTCGGTACGCAGATCGTAACGCGCCACGCCGTCGCCAAAGTTGATTTTCTCTACGACATGCAGTTCACTCAATAGCTCAAGGGTACGGTAAACAGTTGCCAGACCGATTTCGGGAGCCTTTTGCTTCACGAGCATGAATACGTCCTCTGCACTCAGATGATCTTCCTCGTTCTCAAGGAGCACTCGCACGGTAGCTTCCCGCTGGGGTGTTAGTTTGTAACCTTTGGATTGTAATTGATGTTTGATTTTATCGATCCGTGCTTCCATTTTTGCCCTCCCCCTGTGGAAATCACTGCATCGCTTAAATGCTCACTTCAATTATTATAGGGGGATTATGAAGTTAAAGTCAAACGTTTTAGCAAGTTAAGCTGGGGGTGTTGGCGTAGGGCAACTTTGCTGGCGTTTGCACTAATGTGGGTAGTGTGACAGCGCTGCGGCAAGGGATTGGCTATGTAAAATAAAAAGCCGCAGCCTTTGAGCGGATTGGCTCGATGGATGCGGCTTTATGATTTTTTCTTTTGCCATATAAGCGAATGATTCTCTACCCTTTGACGACCTTGCCATAGGTTCCGCCGCCTCCGGCGCTTAGTGTTAATGTACCGGTTCTGGCTTGATGGATGTAGTCTGCAATGTCAGTACCGACGATAGTAGCGAGGTCGGTGGTTGATGTGTTGTGTAAAATATCCATTTCGGTGCCAAACGCATCTAGTAGGCGGTTCATTTTGGCAGGACCAAGACCCGGAATGAATGCTAATGGTACTTGGTAACGATACGGTGGTCGGCTTGCTGGGGGCTTAGGCTCAGGGCGGTCAGCGATGTTCAGGACGCGATCCAGAACGCCGATGGTTAATTTGGTGCTGCCGCAGTAAGGACAGCGCTCGAGCGCCGCCTCTGGCTCGTGAATGATATGCTCGCAGTTCATGCAGTAGGTTCGATGGTATTTGCCGAGACGTGGATCAAGCCCGTAATTGGCTTCGATATGTCGTCCGTTGGTACCACGCAGTACTTGTTTCAGCTCGTCGAAGCTAGGTTCCTGCATTTGCATAACATTATATTCACGACCAATTTTACCGAGCGAATGGGCGTCGGAGTTGGTTAGCAATGGATAAGCGTCCAATTCGCTAATATAACCTGCCATTTCGGTATCGGCGCTGAGTCCCAGCTCGCCGCCGTCGATCTGATCCAAGTTCAGCACATGCTCCATCCGATCGGTGACACTACCATAAATACCTTTGTGCGGGGTAAACATATGCGCGGGCATAAATAGCCCACCGCGTTGTTTCACCTGCTGTTGCAGTTCACGATAACTCGTACGCAGACGCTGAGAACTCAGCTGGAGATTCTTCATATACTTGCCCATCCAATGAGCGAAATCATCCATCATATCTAGATTGCGAAAATACACCAGTACATGCGCTTCATGATAACCCGGCTCACGAATCTCAATCTCGGAGCCGAGCAAAATGGTCGTATCGCGATACCGAATACCGCCCCCCGGAATCTCACTCATCTCGCCACTTGCAATCAGATTACGAATATCCTGACGAACGCCGGGTGAGTGGCAGTCGATAATGCCGATCAAGTTGATACCTTTACGCAGAGAAGCTTCACGAGCAATATTGGCAAAGGTCAGATTGCGACTGCCGCTGATCTTGACCGGCTGTCCGTCCTCGCTGCGCCCAATATGAATGTGCAGATCTGTATAGATGCGCTGCAAACCTGTAGACGTATCGCGGGTTGAGTCTGGCTGTGTGGTTTGCTTGTTCATCCTGTGATCCATCACTGTCCCGGCTTGCCGCCGAGCTTGATTAGCTGCCATGCCTGCACTGCCATAATCGTCTTCGCATCGCTGATCTGATTGTTGGCAATTTGCTCGTATGCTTCTTCCAGCGTGATTTTACTCATTTCCAGAAATTCGTCCTCATCCAGCTTGGCTTCACCCTCGATCAGCTCATCCGCCAGATACAGATGAATCAGTTCATCCGCAAAGCCCGGCGATGTATAAAAGGAAAACAACAGCTTCAGCTCTTTCGCCTCATAGCCAGTTTCTTCTTTTAATTCACGTGCAATCGCATCCTTCGGATCTTCGCCCGGCTCTAGCTTGCCTGCGGGAATCTCAACCTGTGTCCGCCCGAGCGGCTGACGGAATTGCTCAACAACGATCATTTTATCGTCATGAATTGCCAGTACCGCAACCGCCCCGTTATGACGAATAATCTCACGTTTGCTTGTTTCGCCGTTAGGCAGCTGTACGGTATCAACTTGCAGCTTGATCACTTTGCCGTCAAAAATCTTTTCGGTGGACAGTGTAATTTCGTCCAATGCGGGATTCGGTGTATGCTTGGAATTTTTCATGATGAGCCTCCTGAACAGGTTTAGTATATGCAGCAACATGTCTCAACATCTTGCCGATGAGTGGTACTTGTTATGCCTTCACTTTCGCAGTTTCGCGTACAATCTCAATTACCAGACGTGCAGCATTAATCAGCTCATCGCGGTGAATACGCTCGCTTGTCGTGTGAATATCTTGATAACCTACTGCCAGATTAGCGGTTGGTACGCCCATGCCATTGAAAATATTAGCGTCACTACCACCGCCAGTATGGAAAATATCATTCGGCAGACCAAGATTGGCGGACGCGCGCTGAGCAAGTGCCACCACTTCGTCATCGGCTGTAAATTTGTAGCCCGGGTAGACAATCACGCTCTGGAAATGAGCTTTAGCACCAAAATCGGCACATGTCTGTTCCAGCGACTCTTTCATCGCTTCCAGTTGGGCAACAACCTTTTCGTGCACCAGACTGCGCGCCTCAGCTTCTAGACGAGCATAATCGCATACGACATTCGTTGCGCCGCCGCCCTCGAATTTGCCGATATTCGCAGTGGTCTCGTGGTCGATGCGTCCCAGCTTCATGCGCGAGATTGCTTTACCTGCTACTTGAATGGCACTGATGCCATCTTCGGGATTCACACCTGCATGGGCAGATTTTCCGTAGATTTCCATGACAACACGTGCTTGCGTCGGTGCGGCTACAGCAATGGTTCCTACTGCGCCATTGGAATCGAGTGCATAACCAAATTCAGCATCCAGCAGCGATGCGTCCATCGCACGCGCACCCATCAGACCGGATTCTTCGCCTGCGGTGATAATCAGCTGAATTTGACCATGCGGGATATTTTGCTCGCGTAATACACGTACCATCTCGAACAGTGCCGCTACACCGGCTTTGTCATCTGCGCCGAGAATGGTGTCACCTGCGCTGCTGATCCAGCCCTGTTCGTCGATAACTGGTTGAATCCCAATCCCCGGTGTTACAGTGTCCATATGAGTGGTGAAGAAGATTTTTGGGAAAGGCTGCTCCGTATTCGGTGCCAGCGTTGCAATCAGATTGCCTGCGCCATGCCCTGTTTTTGCCGCCGATTCGTCCTCCACTACAGTAAAGCCAAGGGCGATCAGCTTCTCTGTCAGCACGTCAGCGATCACACGCTCGTGCTTCGTTTCGCTATCAATCTGTACCAGTTCCATAAATTCTTCAATCAATCTGCTTTGGGATACCACAACAATTCGCTCCTTTAATCTACATACAATTTCGATAGTACATCCGACCAGACGCATCCTAAGAGATAGTATCCACGCGCCGTTAACGCCTTATATCAGAGCTGACATAAGGATGATAAACCTCTTTGCAAATGGACAGCGGAATGGGTATGATAACAGGGATACGCCTTTTGGGGGCGTACAGGGTTAGACCTGTAAGATCATTTACCACTCGGCAAAGGAGTCTCGTTATGCAACAGAAAAAATGGTTTAAAGTATTCGTTTATGTCATGCTGCTCGCGCTAGTCGGATCAGTTATTTTCTCCCTTGTTCAGCCGTTTTTATAAAGGCTGTCCCATACCGGCTGCTCATAGCCAAAATGGCGCACAAAATGCGGT
The DNA window shown above is from Paenibacillus sp. JQZ6Y-1 and carries:
- a CDS encoding purine-nucleoside phosphorylase, which codes for MTVITQATIQEAAAYIRSKSSITPEIGLILGSGLGVLADLIEDGVSISYSDIPHFPVSTVEGHDGELLLGNVQGRPVVMMKGRFHMYEGYGPEVTAFPVRVMKELGVSSLLVTNAAGGVNTSYEPGDLMVLSDHLNLTGRNPLIGPNDPALGVRFPDLSEAYSRRLRTVFKDTAASQGLKVQEGVYAGLLGPTYETPSEIRMLRTLGADAVGMSTVSETIVARHAGLEVLGISCITNMAAGILDQPLSHDEVMETADRVRDQFLKLVLAIIPQM
- a CDS encoding NUDIX hydrolase, yielding MKNSKHTPNPALDEITLSTEKIFDGKVIKLQVDTVQLPNGETSKREIIRHNGAVAVLAIHDDKMIVVEQFRQPLGRTQVEIPAGKLEPGEDPKDAIARELKEETGYEAKELKLLFSFYTSPGFADELIHLYLADELIEGEAKLDEDEFLEMSKITLEEAYEQIANNQISDAKTIMAVQAWQLIKLGGKPGQ
- the prli42 gene encoding stressosome-associated protein Prli42, coding for MQQKKWFKVFVYVMLLALVGSVIFSLVQPFL
- a CDS encoding PFL family protein, encoding MSIVEVQETNKMIREMNLDVRTITMGISLLDCGHSELDVFNRNIYDKITTLAEKLVKTGEDLERQFGIPIINKRISVTPIAIAAGGVHAESYVPIAETLDRAAREVGVNFIGGFSALVHKGFTTSDRKLITSIPEALATTERVCSSVNIGSSRSGINMDAVKWMGSIVKQTAERTADRDSAGCSKLVIFCNSVEDNPFMAGAFHGVGEAECVINVGVSGPGVVKRALEDAKHSDFETLCETIKRTAFKVTRVGQLVAQETSKRLGVPFGIVDLSLAPTPEIGDSIAEIFQVMGLEEAGAPGTTAALAILNDNVKKGGVMASSYVGGLSGAFIPVSEDHGMIEAVQRGALTLEKLEAMTCVCSVGLDMVAIPGDTKDSTISGIIADEAAIGMVNNKTTAVRIIPVIGKQVGEIAEFGGLLGYAPVMPVNGFSCESFINRGGRIPAPIHSFKN
- a CDS encoding M20/M25/M40 family metallo-hydrolase; the encoded protein is MVSQSRLIEEFMELVQIDSETKHERVIADVLTEKLIALGFTVVEDESAAKTGHGAGNLIATLAPNTEQPFPKIFFTTHMDTVTPGIGIQPVIDEQGWISSAGDTILGADDKAGVAALFEMVRVLREQNIPHGQIQLIITAGEESGLMGARAMDASLLDAEFGYALDSNGAVGTIAVAAPTQARVVMEIYGKSAHAGVNPEDGISAIQVAGKAISRMKLGRIDHETTANIGKFEGGGATNVVCDYARLEAEARSLVHEKVVAQLEAMKESLEQTCADFGAKAHFQSVIVYPGYKFTADDEVVALAQRASANLGLPNDIFHTGGGSDANIFNGMGVPTANLAVGYQDIHTTSERIHRDELINAARLVIEIVRETAKVKA
- a CDS encoding endonuclease Q family protein produces the protein MNKQTTQPDSTRDTSTGLQRIYTDLHIHIGRSEDGQPVKISGSRNLTFANIAREASLRKGINLIGIIDCHSPGVRQDIRNLIASGEMSEIPGGGIRYRDTTILLGSEIEIREPGYHEAHVLVYFRNLDMMDDFAHWMGKYMKNLQLSSQRLRTSYRELQQQVKQRGGLFMPAHMFTPHKGIYGSVTDRMEHVLNLDQIDGGELGLSADTEMAGYISELDAYPLLTNSDAHSLGKIGREYNVMQMQEPSFDELKQVLRGTNGRHIEANYGLDPRLGKYHRTYCMNCEHIIHEPEAALERCPYCGSTKLTIGVLDRVLNIADRPEPKPPASRPPYRYQVPLAFIPGLGPAKMNRLLDAFGTEMDILHNTSTTDLATIVGTDIADYIHQARTGTLTLSAGGGGTYGKVVKG
- a CDS encoding ACT domain-containing protein, which translates into the protein MKGIITVLGKDKVGIIAGVCTYLAEQNVNILDISQTIVQDYFNMMMIVDASVARKAFEELVEDLQQLGVEIGVEIKLQHEDIFSTMHRI
- a CDS encoding Fur family transcriptional regulator; translation: MEARIDKIKHQLQSKGYKLTPQREATVRVLLENEEDHLSAEDVFMLVKQKAPEIGLATVYRTLELLSELHVVEKINFGDGVARYDLRTDTSKHHHHHLICVQCGSMDEIREDWLGPLEERLDKEFDFAVLDHRLDFYGICYRCKDKENGDNQSGNEQ
- the xerD gene encoding site-specific tyrosine recombinase XerD: MNEYLEKFIRYLTEEKGLSRNTLESYQRDLSQFIDFAHQRYIMMPDQIRKTHIALFLGEMRQIGRASSTITRMTVSLRSFCQYLVRENVIQQDPSVHMEAPKAEKRLPQVMSVEEVERLLDAPDHRTAQGRRDRAMLELLYATGIRVSELISVNVEDVRLDLKFLRCSSSSGKERVIPITGVTVKRIGEYVQDGRQQLVRNRDEELALFVNQLGTRLTRQGFWKIIKKHAREAGIETDITPHTLRHSFAAHLLENGADLRSVQEMLGHADISTTQIYTRVSKKNMKDVYEAHHPRANAT